A segment of the Thermomicrobiales bacterium genome:
CCGGCAGCGTCCGACGACGGTCAAGACGCGCGTCGTCGCCGAGGGCTTCTTCCTCTTCCCGCAGCAGGTCGTCCGCATCGACCGCCAGCAGCGCGAGGCTGCCGCGCCAACGACCGCAGCCGCGCTGGTCGCGGCGATTGAGGCGCTACCGGGCAAGGCGATCCTGGTGTCCGACTACCGCTCCGGCGTCGTGACACCGGCACTCGTCACCGCCATCTCCGCCCAGCGTGAGCGCGACGGCATCCTGACAACGGTCGACTCGCAGGGCGAATTGTCCAAGTTCGCCGGATTCGATCTGGTCAAGTGCAATCAGGGCGAGGCGGAGCAGGTGTTGGGCCACCCACTCGGCGACCGCGCCGCCCGCGCCGCAGACCTCGCCGCGCTACAGGAGCAGCTCGCCTGCCGGACGCTGGTCGTCACCCGCGGTGGCGATGGCGCATCGCTCGCCGAGGCTGGACGCTACGCCGAGATCCCGGCCGCCAATCGCACCGAAGTCTTCGACGTGACCGGCGCAGGAGACACCGTCGTCGCCGTTATGACCGCCGCGCTACAGGCCGGAGGGACCGCCGAGGATTCCGCGCACTTGGCGCAGGCTGCCGCCGGTGTCGTCGTCCGCAAATGGGGCAACGCCCAGGCCACCCCCGCCGAAATCGCCGCCGCCCTCGGCGACTGATTCGCTGCCCATCGGATCCCAGGCCAGGAACGGAACCTTCCATGCTGTGTCATTACGGCGGTGGGTGCCCGGCCAACAGGTCGGAGGCTAGCCGGGCGTATGCGATACGCCCCTACGTGGATGACGCACAAATTGCCACGTTCTGCGGTACGGCAGCCCACCCGATAGATACGGCGGCGTAGGGGCGTATCGCATACGCCCGTTTAGATACCAAGCCCGCCCGCACGGCAACCACCCGCTGCGCCCGCCCGTCCCAACGCCCACGCAGAACAACGTCTGCCTCACTCTCATTCTCTCGACAAGTACATCCATCATAGATATACTCGCCCTGCGATATGTGTGGGATTGGGGAAGTCATGGCTGATACGGAGCTCGTCGAATCGCTCGTTCGTCTCTGGCGGGCGCTGCACACGGTGGCTGCGCCGACGCAGGACGGCGATATCACGGTTCAGCAGTTCTGGCTGCTGCGGCAACTGCGTCGCAAGGGACCGATGCGCGTGACTGACCTGGCCGCCGCGCTCGGCGTCGCGCAGAACACGGTGACGGCGGCCTGCAAGCGGCTCGAAGCGCGTGAGCTGATCACACGCCAGCGGACGACGCAGGATGAGCGCGTCGTGCAGGTGGCGCTGACCGAGGCTGGCGCAGCGCGCGTCGATGCCTGGCGCGCCTATCGCCACGAGGCGTACGCCAATCTGGTCAGCGGCCTCTCGCCGGATGAGCAGGCACAGCTGCAGCAGTTGCTGGATCGCGTGCTCGTTCGCGCCGGGGATGCAGCCCGATGACAACACCGCATCTGTCGCTGCCGCTCTCACACCTGCTCCACGAGCCGCGCCCGCTGTCTTCCATCGCCGAGCGGCCTTCCTATCACTGGCTTGTCGTCGCCACGGTCTGTGTCGGTGCGTTCATGGGCCAGCTCGATGCCAGCATCGTCAGCCTCGTCCTGCCGACACTCGAGGACACCTTTCATAGCCACGTCAGCCACGTCCAGTGGGTCGCGATCATCTACCTGCTGGTGCTCACCGGGCTGGTCGTACCGCTGGGACGAGTCGCCGACCACCTCGGGCGCAAGTCGCTCTACACGATCGGCTTCGTCGTCTTCGCTGCCGCGTCGGCGCTCTGCGGCCTTGCACCGAGCCTGTCATTACTCATCGTCGCCCGCGCGATCCAGGGTGTTGGTGCGGCGCTGCTGCAGGCCAACAGTGTCGCGATCATCACCAGCGCCACGCCGCGGGAGAAGCTGGGCCGCGCCATCGGCGTACAGGGCGTCGCGCAGGCGCTCGGGCTGGCAATTGGGCCGACCGTCGGCGGCGTCCTCATCGCCTGGGTGGACTGGCGCTGGATCTTCCTGGTCAATCTGCCGGTCGGCCTGCTCGGCGCGGCGCTGGGCGTCATGATCCTGCCAACCAGCAGCCATGCTGCCCGGATCGAGGGATTCAACCGGCTCGGAGCGCTGCTGCTGCCAGCGTCGATCACCACGCTGCTGCTGGCGCTGACGTTCCTCAACCTCGTCGCGCTGCTGCTGCCGCTCACCGCCCTCCTGCTGGCCGGGTTTATCTGGAGCGAGCAGCATTCTGATCATCCGCTGCTCGGCGCGGCGCTGCTGCGTGCGCCGGGGCTGGCTGCCGGGCTGGTCGCCGGCCTGCTCTCCTACACGGTGCTGTTCGGCGCGCTATTCGCCGTGCCGATCCTGCTCGAACGCGCCTTCGCCGAGAGTCCCGACCGC
Coding sequences within it:
- a CDS encoding PfkB family carbohydrate kinase produces the protein MPEAIDRSRLRELLSRIGGHHVVVVGDVYLDRYIFGKPSSVSREAPVMVLTEDRQEDRLGGGAAPALALAQLGCTVAFVGIVGDDAEGAVVRRLLDDAGVDSTGVVVDRQRPTTVKTRVVAEGFFLFPQQVVRIDRQQREAAAPTTAAALVAAIEALPGKAILVSDYRSGVVTPALVTAISAQRERDGILTTVDSQGELSKFAGFDLVKCNQGEAEQVLGHPLGDRAARAADLAALQEQLACRTLVVTRGGDGASLAEAGRYAEIPAANRTEVFDVTGAGDTVVAVMTAALQAGGTAEDSAHLAQAAAGVVVRKWGNAQATPAEIAAALGD
- a CDS encoding MarR family transcriptional regulator, producing the protein MADTELVESLVRLWRALHTVAAPTQDGDITVQQFWLLRQLRRKGPMRVTDLAAALGVAQNTVTAACKRLEARELITRQRTTQDERVVQVALTEAGAARVDAWRAYRHEAYANLVSGLSPDEQAQLQQLLDRVLVRAGDAAR
- a CDS encoding MFS transporter; translated protein: MTTPHLSLPLSHLLHEPRPLSSIAERPSYHWLVVATVCVGAFMGQLDASIVSLVLPTLEDTFHSHVSHVQWVAIIYLLVLTGLVVPLGRVADHLGRKSLYTIGFVVFAAASALCGLAPSLSLLIVARAIQGVGAALLQANSVAIITSATPREKLGRAIGVQGVAQALGLAIGPTVGGVLIAWVDWRWIFLVNLPVGLLGAALGVMILPTSSHAARIEGFNRLGALLLPASITTLLLALTFLNLVALLLPLTALLLAGFIWSEQHSDHPLLGAALLRAPGLAAGLVAGLLSYTVLFGALFAVPILLERAFAESPDRAGLILTTVPAALAVVALAGGLLTDKLGPKLPTVAGMVIAAVGLTLAWWAADGALGWLVGGLVLLGLGSGLFVPANNASIMATAPRTHLGVTGGALNMMRGLGTSFGVALVGLVLALRLGEVPSHLAPIPDLVSAVQLVVVGLIAAALLAGALSFGRRSTRTRTRVESGDML